Proteins encoded by one window of Roseibium sp. Sym1:
- a CDS encoding TRAP transporter small permease subunit gives MSEDRDDTRDIDASPAGEARESGVERAWRRLVEAFAALGTVLIGVLMIIICADIIARNAMGASLPLVSEGGALLVVTLVALQLAATIRAGRLARTEVFIVPFSEAFPKTGAVLNGFYNLVGALVLGIIAWASIRVVQKDISAVEFIGVTGIATLPTWPFRVLILAGFAVASIEFVFRIIGAFRSRTVK, from the coding sequence TTGAGCGAAGACAGGGACGACACCAGGGACATTGACGCCTCCCCCGCGGGGGAGGCGCGCGAAAGCGGTGTCGAAAGGGCCTGGCGCCGGCTTGTCGAGGCCTTTGCCGCCCTCGGAACCGTGCTGATCGGTGTACTGATGATCATCATCTGCGCCGATATCATTGCCCGGAACGCCATGGGGGCGTCCCTTCCGCTCGTCTCCGAGGGAGGCGCCCTCCTGGTGGTCACGCTCGTCGCGCTTCAGCTCGCGGCGACCATTCGCGCCGGCCGGCTGGCGCGGACCGAGGTCTTCATCGTCCCGTTTTCCGAGGCTTTCCCGAAGACCGGCGCCGTCTTGAACGGCTTCTACAATCTGGTCGGAGCGCTCGTCCTCGGCATCATCGCCTGGGCCTCGATCCGGGTTGTCCAGAAGGACATTTCTGCGGTCGAGTTCATCGGGGTCACCGGCATCGCGACGCTGCCGACCTGGCCTTTCCGCGTTCTGATCCTGGCCGGCTTTGCCGTTGCCTCCATCGAATTCGTGTTCCGTATCATCGGGGCGTTCCGCAGCAGGACAGTCAAATGA
- a CDS encoding dioxygenase family protein, whose translation MRDINQFTITEAVKQTFKTEPGSRFEQLLHSFLDHLHDFTRENQVNHEEWMGVLNFLYDCGQISTPERHEFILLSDVLGFSALVDMINTKGGATEGSNLGPFYLDKAPRKTLGSDLSDERDGVCVLVHGKITDTLHNPLPGAIIDTWQADSSGTYPIQEQDQGQDKFDLRGVFEADDTGRFYYTTVLPKPYTVPYDGPVGKLLRAGNRHAWRPAHLHYIVRAPGMSSITTEVFFENMEYLDNDAVFGVRKSLIASLDPAKDIDAFGYELEKKPDAVCTFDFVLAPES comes from the coding sequence ATGCGGGATATCAATCAGTTCACGATCACTGAAGCCGTCAAGCAAACATTCAAGACCGAGCCCGGCAGCCGCTTTGAGCAGCTGTTGCACAGTTTTCTTGACCACCTGCACGACTTCACGAGAGAAAACCAGGTCAACCACGAAGAGTGGATGGGTGTTCTGAATTTCCTGTACGACTGCGGTCAGATCTCGACACCGGAGCGGCACGAATTCATCCTTCTGTCGGACGTGCTCGGGTTCTCGGCCCTGGTCGACATGATCAACACCAAGGGCGGTGCCACCGAAGGCTCGAACCTCGGTCCGTTCTACCTTGATAAAGCACCGCGCAAGACGCTCGGTTCCGACCTGTCGGACGAACGTGACGGTGTCTGCGTGCTGGTCCACGGCAAGATCACCGACACGCTGCACAATCCCTTGCCAGGTGCGATCATCGATACCTGGCAGGCGGACTCGTCGGGAACCTACCCGATCCAGGAACAGGACCAGGGGCAGGACAAGTTCGACCTTCGCGGTGTTTTCGAAGCCGATGACACCGGCCGTTTCTACTACACAACCGTATTGCCGAAGCCCTACACGGTTCCCTATGACGGGCCCGTCGGAAAGCTTCTGCGTGCAGGAAATCGCCATGCCTGGCGGCCTGCGCATCTCCACTACATCGTGCGTGCACCGGGAATGAGCTCGATCACGACGGAAGTCTTCTTCGAGAACATGGAATATCTCGACAATGACGCCGTCTTCGGGGTTCGCAAGTCATTGATCGCCAGCCTGGATCCTGCCAAGGACATTGATGCATTTGGTTATGAACTCGAAAAGAAGCCAGACGCCGTTTGTACCTTTGACTTCGTACTGGCCCCAGAAAGCTGA
- a CDS encoding amidohydrolase family protein, whose translation MCRLCSPATPRALCPGNVPIFCAPPDSNSGAAAAQAATTRITAAPLPELSGEKGTRLLIKGGVVMSVDDAVGNHARGDVLVEGSKIVDVAANIDAADAHVIDATGKIVMPGFIDTHHHQFETGLRSSLADAIVVNDGKPENAKNYYETMLLNFSQHYRPRDVYINELYGGLAQLDAGVTTVMDVSQIHHSAEHSDAAIEGLRDAGRRGVFGYFEGWWDGKEHPGGARRIRKEHFSSDDSLLTMVMGGEIYIEGYEEMWQIGRELDLQIALHVVTTFGMTPIFDELAKKGVFGPDNIFIHMTGMTDDAWKAAADAGAHVSLSVPIEMHMRHGEPPIQKALDLGMSVSLSSDVECTMSADFFTQMRSMLTLQRMRANERALSGDEDFPALMRTSDAIRHATIEGARGLRLDRKTGSLTPGKDADIILLDAEAINVAPLNNAPGAVVTLMDRTNVDTVMVAGKIRKWQGQLLGHDMDKLRRELEESRDYIFEKAGVEQDLFA comes from the coding sequence ATGTGCAGACTTTGCAGCCCCGCAACGCCCAGGGCGCTATGCCCTGGAAATGTCCCGATCTTTTGCGCTCCTCCCGACAGCAATTCCGGAGCGGCGGCGGCCCAGGCGGCGACCACCAGGATCACGGCGGCGCCCCTGCCCGAACTCTCCGGCGAGAAAGGCACCCGGCTCCTGATCAAGGGCGGCGTGGTGATGTCCGTCGATGATGCGGTCGGCAACCACGCCAGGGGCGACGTGCTGGTGGAAGGATCGAAGATCGTCGACGTCGCCGCCAATATCGACGCGGCCGACGCGCATGTGATCGATGCCACGGGCAAGATCGTCATGCCGGGCTTCATCGACACCCATCACCACCAGTTCGAGACCGGGCTGCGCTCTTCGCTCGCCGACGCCATCGTCGTCAATGACGGCAAGCCGGAAAACGCGAAAAACTATTACGAGACGATGCTGCTCAATTTCTCGCAGCACTACCGGCCCCGCGATGTCTATATCAACGAGCTCTACGGCGGCCTTGCCCAGCTGGACGCGGGCGTGACCACGGTGATGGACGTGAGCCAGATCCATCATTCGGCCGAGCACTCCGATGCCGCAATCGAGGGCCTTCGCGATGCCGGCCGGCGCGGCGTCTTCGGCTATTTCGAAGGCTGGTGGGACGGCAAGGAACATCCGGGCGGCGCGCGGCGGATCCGCAAGGAACACTTCAGCTCCGACGACAGCCTGCTGACCATGGTCATGGGGGGCGAGATCTATATCGAGGGCTACGAGGAGATGTGGCAGATCGGGCGTGAGCTGGACCTGCAAATCGCGCTGCATGTCGTGACCACCTTCGGCATGACGCCGATCTTCGACGAACTGGCCAAGAAAGGTGTTTTCGGACCGGACAACATCTTCATCCACATGACCGGCATGACCGACGATGCCTGGAAGGCGGCCGCCGATGCCGGCGCGCATGTGTCTCTTTCGGTCCCGATCGAGATGCATATGCGTCACGGCGAACCGCCGATCCAGAAAGCCCTCGACCTTGGCATGTCGGTGTCGCTGTCGTCGGATGTCGAATGCACGATGTCGGCGGACTTTTTCACCCAGATGCGCAGCATGCTTACGCTCCAGCGGATGCGCGCGAACGAGCGGGCCTTGTCCGGCGACGAGGACTTCCCGGCGCTGATGCGCACATCCGACGCAATCCGGCACGCAACCATCGAAGGCGCCAGGGGGCTGCGGCTCGACCGGAAAACCGGATCCCTGACGCCGGGCAAGGACGCCGATATCATCCTGCTGGACGCCGAGGCGATCAACGTGGCGCCGCTCAACAATGCGCCGGGCGCGGTCGTCACCCTGATGGATCGCACGAACGTGGACACCGTGATGGTGGCGGGCAAGATCCGGAAATGGCAGGGGCAGCTGCTGGGCCATGATATGGACAAGCTTCGCCGGGAGCTGGAAGAGAGCCGCGACTACATTTTCGAAAAGGCCGGCGTGGAACAGGATCTCTTTGCCTAG
- a CDS encoding IclR family transcriptional regulator domain-containing protein, with protein MTQIHEKPAEFVEALAKGIAILEAFDAANPEMTLSEVARRVGLTPAAARRSLMTLETLGYIGRRDKRFHLRPKLMALGSAFYFSARIDEILQEDLRGIVEQFGDASSVGTLDGNDVIYVAHHSVQRARRAAAVPGARYPAYATSMGRVLLAGLSDDNLDAYLRTCQPKPLTSRTCTDPAALRDEIMGARTNGYAITVDQLDYGITALAVPVRDPGGAVVAALNTSGYTGMVTPELLLKERLPALREAASHIAYQLTRYPTLRSVLSG; from the coding sequence TTGACACAAATCCATGAAAAACCGGCAGAATTCGTCGAAGCCCTGGCGAAGGGAATTGCCATTCTCGAAGCGTTCGATGCCGCCAACCCGGAGATGACCCTTTCCGAAGTCGCGCGCCGGGTGGGGCTGACGCCGGCCGCCGCGCGCCGGTCGCTCATGACGCTGGAAACACTGGGCTATATCGGCCGGAGGGACAAACGCTTCCACCTCCGGCCCAAATTGATGGCGCTCGGTTCGGCCTTCTATTTCTCGGCACGGATTGACGAGATCTTGCAGGAGGATCTGCGCGGCATCGTCGAACAGTTCGGCGACGCATCTTCGGTCGGAACGCTCGACGGCAATGACGTGATCTACGTCGCCCATCATTCGGTGCAGCGTGCGCGGCGCGCTGCGGCGGTCCCCGGCGCGCGGTATCCGGCCTATGCCACGTCCATGGGCCGGGTCCTGCTGGCCGGATTGTCGGACGACAACCTGGATGCCTATCTCCGGACCTGTCAGCCGAAACCCCTGACGTCCAGGACCTGCACCGACCCCGCGGCACTGCGGGACGAGATCATGGGAGCCCGGACCAACGGCTATGCGATCACCGTTGATCAACTCGACTACGGCATCACCGCGCTCGCCGTGCCGGTACGCGATCCCGGCGGCGCGGTTGTCGCTGCGCTCAATACCTCTGGCTATACCGGCATGGTGACACCGGAGCTGCTTTTGAAGGAGCGGCTGCCGGCGCTTCGGGAAGCCGCATCTCACATCGCATATCAACTGACCCGCTATCCGACGCTCAGGTCGGTTCTGAGCGGATAA
- a CDS encoding citryl-CoA lyase has protein sequence MRIGKQDQSFTAIATSDAESVTVRGHDLCDDLIGKINFTDYFWLLVLGEKPSEAQRDMMDACLVAIAEHGLVPSVQAARMTLAAGPDAWQGAMAAGLLGMGSVVAGSSETAGRYLAELVAKAEQDGTDMETAAIASLNEHKANRRKVAGLGHPQHNSGDPRADRLLAIADDLGITGKYIEMLRILGEHAPRIIERPLPINVSGAIPACILDAGWPLDAIKAVPLLARTAGLSAHLFEETRRSIGFIMSHKADLAIEYDGKPSARHSTAAE, from the coding sequence ATGCGTATCGGAAAGCAGGATCAGTCCTTCACGGCCATTGCGACCTCGGATGCCGAGAGCGTGACGGTCCGGGGTCATGACCTTTGCGACGACCTGATCGGGAAGATCAATTTCACCGATTATTTCTGGCTGCTTGTTCTGGGCGAGAAGCCGAGCGAAGCACAGCGCGACATGATGGACGCCTGTCTTGTCGCAATCGCCGAGCACGGGCTTGTGCCCTCGGTGCAGGCAGCGCGCATGACGCTCGCGGCCGGTCCCGACGCCTGGCAGGGCGCCATGGCGGCAGGCCTGCTCGGCATGGGCAGCGTTGTCGCCGGAAGCTCGGAGACCGCGGGCCGTTATCTGGCCGAACTGGTCGCGAAGGCGGAGCAGGATGGCACCGATATGGAAACCGCCGCCATTGCCAGTCTCAACGAACACAAGGCCAACCGCCGCAAGGTCGCCGGTCTCGGCCACCCGCAACACAATTCCGGCGATCCGCGCGCCGACAGGCTTCTGGCGATCGCCGACGACCTGGGCATCACGGGCAAATATATCGAGATGCTTCGTATCCTGGGAGAGCACGCCCCGCGCATCATCGAACGCCCGCTGCCGATCAACGTGTCGGGCGCGATCCCGGCCTGCATCCTCGACGCGGGCTGGCCGCTCGATGCGATCAAGGCCGTGCCGCTTCTGGCCCGCACCGCAGGCCTTTCGGCCCACCTTTTCGAGGAAACACGGCGCTCGATCGGATTCATCATGTCGCACAAGGCCGACCTTGCCATCGAGTATGACGGCAAACCCTCGGCGCGGCACTCCACGGCTGCGGAGTAA
- a CDS encoding NADPH-dependent FMN reductase, with amino-acid sequence MPDINILLVPGSLREASSSRATARALAHRLGDHATFTTADIGKLPHYNADVTGNTGVAEFLGLVQAADGIIFVTPEYNYSVPGVLKNAIDWASRPAYASVFRDKPCCVVSVSGGALGGVRAQAHLKYILNGMLARVHSCKEIVIPHANAKVSDGMLNDEDVLAFAETEIRPFLDSLG; translated from the coding sequence ATGCCCGACATCAACATACTTCTTGTTCCCGGTAGCCTGCGCGAAGCGTCTTCGTCGCGCGCCACCGCCCGCGCGCTCGCGCACCGGCTGGGGGATCATGCGACCTTCACCACCGCGGATATCGGCAAGCTGCCCCATTACAATGCGGACGTGACCGGCAACACCGGCGTTGCCGAGTTCTTGGGACTTGTACAGGCCGCCGACGGCATCATATTCGTCACCCCCGAATACAATTACAGCGTCCCGGGTGTCCTGAAGAACGCCATCGACTGGGCCTCGCGCCCGGCCTACGCTTCCGTCTTCAGGGACAAGCCGTGCTGCGTCGTCAGCGTTTCAGGCGGCGCCCTGGGCGGGGTCCGTGCGCAGGCTCACCTCAAATACATTCTGAACGGAATGCTGGCCCGGGTGCATTCCTGCAAGGAAATCGTGATCCCGCATGCCAATGCAAAGGTGAGTGACGGCATGCTGAACGACGAGGACGTACTCGCTTTCGCAGAGACCGAGATCCGCCCGTTTCTTGACAGCCTCGGCTGA
- a CDS encoding CaiB/BaiF CoA transferase family protein, with the protein MVKILKDIRVVELGTYITGPAAGMHLADLGADVIKVERPGTGDPFRAFKGGLYSPHYQTYNRNKRSIALDTKDPADLSVLHDLVSTADVFIQNFRPGVAEKLGAGEDQLRKIRPDLIYCAISGFGQSGPSRDRPAYDTVAQAASGYLRLLTPPTNPRVIGPAIADAVTGQYAAMGLLAALLERSKTGEGRRLDISMLEAMCHFNLDSFTHFYSVNEVMGPLSRPVVSQSYTFECGDGTWIAIHMSSPDKFWEGFLAATGQEQLKDDPRFAERLERIKHQEGLIEHFTPIFKTRTRDAWCALLLANEVPHAPAYDSNEALEDPQAQHLNLKVEAPSSERGTFTTVRAPYNFDGSPELNVLPPPVLDEHGEEIRAEIAKRKAS; encoded by the coding sequence ATGGTCAAAATACTGAAGGATATCCGCGTCGTCGAACTGGGCACCTACATCACGGGTCCCGCGGCCGGCATGCACCTTGCCGATCTCGGCGCCGACGTCATCAAGGTCGAACGCCCCGGCACCGGCGACCCGTTTCGCGCGTTCAAGGGCGGCCTCTATTCGCCGCATTACCAGACATACAACCGCAACAAGCGCTCCATCGCGCTCGACACCAAGGATCCTGCCGACCTGTCGGTCCTGCACGACCTCGTCTCGACCGCGGACGTCTTCATCCAGAACTTCCGTCCCGGCGTGGCCGAGAAACTCGGCGCCGGTGAAGACCAGCTCCGGAAAATCCGCCCCGACCTGATCTATTGCGCCATCTCGGGCTTCGGCCAGTCCGGCCCTTCCCGTGACCGGCCCGCCTACGATACCGTCGCGCAGGCCGCGAGCGGCTACCTCCGGCTGCTGACCCCTCCCACCAACCCCCGCGTCATCGGTCCCGCCATCGCGGATGCCGTTACCGGCCAGTATGCCGCGATGGGCCTCCTCGCCGCGCTCCTGGAGCGTTCGAAAACCGGCGAGGGCAGACGGCTGGACATTTCGATGCTGGAGGCGATGTGCCATTTCAACCTCGACAGCTTCACCCACTTTTACTCCGTAAACGAGGTCATGGGTCCGCTCTCGCGCCCCGTCGTGTCGCAGTCCTACACGTTCGAATGCGGGGACGGGACATGGATCGCCATCCACATGTCCTCGCCCGACAAGTTCTGGGAGGGCTTCCTCGCCGCGACGGGACAGGAGCAGCTGAAGGACGACCCGCGTTTTGCCGAGCGGCTGGAACGGATCAAGCACCAGGAAGGCCTGATCGAGCACTTCACGCCGATTTTCAAAACAAGGACGCGCGACGCGTGGTGCGCGCTCCTGCTGGCCAACGAGGTACCGCACGCGCCGGCCTATGATTCAAACGAGGCGCTCGAAGACCCGCAGGCGCAGCACCTGAACCTGAAGGTCGAAGCCCCGTCTTCGGAACGCGGAACGTTCACCACGGTCCGCGCGCCCTACAACTTTGACGGAAGCCCGGAACTCAACGTCTTGCCGCCCCCCGTCCTGGACGAACATGGCGAGGAAATCCGGGCCGAAATAGCAAAAAGAAAGGCAAGCTAA
- a CDS encoding C4-dicarboxylate TRAP transporter substrate-binding protein → MKFIRGALLCAVLALPVQTHAQETINLTVASSHPTVVPWVGMIQTHFMAKTDEILAGEGNYKIEWNEAFGGQLYKANATLTSVEEGITDVGWVFSFLEQAKLPLSQGSSNAPFATSNPPLLLKVMEDLIENNEAFKNEWEQHNLKVLGLTATDLYDFYLKEPISGIEDLDGRKISAPGVLGNWLRGTGANAVDGSLPTYYTDVQTGVSDGVLSLALGALPIKLYEVAPYIARFDGGAVFSGAVAINRDTWDGLPEEVQNAMIEAGKYYTESHGKDLVERHEFALNKMVELGATIIEMPDGETAKWVNLLPDIAGEWAGPLEERGIPADAFLAAYMEGLRAAGASPVRDWDK, encoded by the coding sequence ATGAAATTCATTCGTGGAGCGCTTCTTTGCGCCGTGCTTGCGCTGCCTGTGCAGACGCATGCCCAGGAGACGATAAACCTTACCGTGGCCTCCAGCCACCCGACCGTCGTGCCCTGGGTCGGAATGATCCAGACCCACTTCATGGCAAAAACCGACGAGATTCTTGCCGGTGAGGGAAATTACAAGATCGAGTGGAACGAGGCCTTCGGCGGCCAGCTCTACAAGGCGAATGCCACGCTGACCTCCGTCGAGGAAGGCATCACGGATGTGGGCTGGGTGTTCTCCTTCCTGGAACAGGCGAAACTGCCGCTCAGCCAGGGGTCGTCCAACGCGCCCTTCGCCACCTCCAATCCGCCCCTCCTGCTCAAGGTCATGGAAGATCTCATCGAGAACAACGAGGCGTTCAAAAACGAGTGGGAACAGCACAATTTGAAAGTGCTCGGCCTGACGGCAACCGATCTCTATGACTTCTACCTCAAGGAGCCGATCTCCGGCATCGAGGACCTCGATGGCCGCAAGATCTCGGCCCCGGGTGTGCTCGGCAACTGGCTGCGCGGAACCGGCGCCAACGCGGTCGACGGATCGCTGCCGACCTACTACACGGACGTGCAGACTGGTGTCTCCGACGGCGTGCTCTCGCTGGCCCTCGGCGCCCTGCCGATCAAGCTCTACGAGGTTGCCCCCTACATCGCCCGCTTCGACGGTGGTGCGGTGTTTTCCGGGGCCGTCGCGATCAACCGCGACACCTGGGACGGCCTGCCGGAGGAAGTCCAGAACGCGATGATCGAGGCGGGCAAATATTATACCGAGAGCCACGGAAAGGACCTTGTCGAGCGCCACGAATTCGCGCTGAACAAGATGGTCGAGCTCGGTGCCACGATCATCGAAATGCCGGACGGCGAAACCGCGAAATGGGTGAACCTGCTGCCTGACATCGCGGGCGAATGGGCCGGGCCGCTGGAGGAGCGGGGCATTCCCGCGGACGCTTTCCTCGCAGCCTACATGGAAGGCCTGCGAGCCGCCGGTGCGTCGCCTGTCCGCGACTGGGACAAGTAG
- a CDS encoding acyl-CoA dehydrogenase family protein, which yields MDFSISPRTEDFRARIARFVEDDVLPLEEDRSNYDPHENIRLDVLETVREKARSQGLWCLQLKPETGGQGLDKVGMAVCYEEMNRSIFGPVVFNSAAPDDGNMMVLEKTATPGQKERWLQPVVDGRVRSAFVMTEPHPGGGSDPSMMLTTAKRTGDRYIVRGRKWFITGAEESQHFILMARTSDDPRKGLTAFMFDRDTPGWRIDRRIPIMGPEEHGGHCELVFEDMEIPAADMLLNEGDGLKLTQMRLGPARLTHCMRWLGLSKRCVEIATTYARERFAFGERLSDRESIKMMLGDLAMQIEVGRLLVMKAAWELDRGSFARKEVSMAKVHVANLLHKAADTAIQINGARGYSKDTVLEWIYRYARQARLVDGADEVHKMVLERHLEQENRDFWRWQSGE from the coding sequence ATGGACTTCAGTATCTCGCCCCGCACAGAAGATTTCAGGGCCCGCATTGCTCGGTTTGTTGAAGACGACGTCTTGCCCCTTGAAGAGGACCGGTCGAATTACGATCCGCACGAAAACATCAGGCTCGACGTGCTGGAAACTGTTCGCGAGAAAGCACGAAGCCAGGGTCTCTGGTGCCTGCAGCTGAAGCCGGAAACCGGCGGCCAGGGTCTCGACAAGGTCGGCATGGCGGTTTGTTACGAGGAGATGAACCGGTCCATTTTCGGCCCGGTGGTGTTCAATTCCGCCGCGCCCGACGACGGCAACATGATGGTGCTGGAAAAGACCGCGACGCCCGGCCAGAAAGAACGCTGGCTTCAACCTGTCGTGGACGGCCGGGTCCGCTCCGCCTTCGTCATGACGGAACCGCATCCGGGCGGTGGCTCCGACCCTTCCATGATGTTGACAACAGCGAAAAGAACCGGTGACCGCTACATCGTCCGGGGCCGCAAATGGTTCATCACCGGAGCGGAAGAATCCCAGCATTTCATCCTGATGGCCAGGACGTCGGACGATCCGCGCAAGGGCCTGACCGCCTTCATGTTCGACAGGGACACACCCGGCTGGCGTATCGACCGGCGCATCCCGATCATGGGGCCGGAAGAACACGGCGGGCATTGCGAGCTGGTGTTCGAGGACATGGAAATTCCTGCCGCGGACATGCTGCTGAACGAGGGGGACGGGTTGAAACTGACGCAAATGCGTCTCGGGCCTGCCCGGTTGACCCATTGCATGCGCTGGCTGGGCCTGTCCAAACGCTGTGTCGAGATCGCGACGACATATGCCAGGGAACGGTTCGCGTTCGGAGAACGCCTGTCCGACCGGGAAAGCATCAAGATGATGCTGGGCGATCTCGCCATGCAGATCGAGGTCGGGCGACTTCTGGTCATGAAGGCCGCCTGGGAGCTGGACCGCGGCTCCTTCGCACGCAAGGAAGTCTCCATGGCCAAGGTTCATGTTGCCAATCTCCTTCACAAGGCGGCGGATACAGCAATCCAGATCAACGGTGCGCGGGGCTATTCCAAGGACACCGTCCTTGAGTGGATTTATCGCTACGCCAGGCAGGCACGTTTGGTCGACGGGGCTGACGAGGTTCACAAGATGGTGCTGGAGCGCCACCTGGAGCAGGAAAATCGGGATTTCTGGCGATGGCAGAGTGGCGAATAG
- a CDS encoding fumarylacetoacetate hydrolase family protein has protein sequence MRLASFIRPDGSRSYGTVRDEHVLDAGAALAGKYPDLKAVLAAGATGELTGVGEALPRDAITFLPPVPNPDKILCVGLNYLPHILESGRPHPQYPSLFTRYPSSVVGHGVPIVRPKASREFDYEGELAFVIGKDGRHIAEADAWDHIAGYSCFNEGSVRDYQNHTTQFWPGKSFEQSGSMGPWLVTPDEVGDIRDQTLTTRVNGNVEQHAPISDLAIGIPEIIAYASTVLTLNAGDIIVTGTPGGVGRYRKPQLFLEPGMSVEVEISKVGCLRNEVAQEQ, from the coding sequence ATGCGTCTAGCCAGTTTCATACGTCCTGACGGCAGCCGGTCCTACGGCACGGTCCGGGACGAGCATGTTCTCGATGCCGGCGCCGCGCTGGCCGGCAAGTACCCTGATCTGAAAGCCGTCCTCGCCGCCGGTGCAACCGGCGAATTGACGGGCGTGGGCGAGGCGTTGCCGCGCGACGCCATCACGTTTCTGCCGCCGGTTCCGAACCCGGACAAGATCCTGTGTGTCGGACTGAACTACCTGCCGCACATTCTTGAATCCGGCCGCCCGCATCCACAATACCCGTCCCTGTTCACGCGGTATCCCTCTTCCGTGGTCGGGCACGGTGTTCCGATCGTGCGGCCGAAAGCCAGCCGGGAATTCGACTACGAGGGCGAACTGGCATTCGTCATCGGCAAGGATGGCCGCCACATTGCCGAGGCCGATGCCTGGGATCACATTGCGGGCTATTCCTGTTTCAACGAGGGATCCGTTCGCGATTACCAGAACCACACCACCCAGTTCTGGCCCGGCAAGAGTTTCGAACAGTCCGGTTCGATGGGCCCCTGGCTGGTCACTCCCGACGAGGTCGGCGATATACGCGACCAGACCCTGACGACCCGCGTCAACGGCAATGTGGAACAGCATGCGCCGATATCCGATCTCGCCATCGGCATACCGGAAATCATTGCCTACGCCTCGACCGTCCTGACACTGAATGCCGGGGACATCATCGTGACCGGCACGCCTGGAGGCGTTGGACGATATCGCAAACCGCAGCTGTTTCTCGAACCGGGCATGTCGGTCGAAGTCGAGATCAGCAAGGTCGGGTGTCTCAGGAACGAGGTCGCGCAGGAACAGTGA
- a CDS encoding TRAP transporter large permease, with protein sequence MTPFDIGAIAIGVLILLILIGMPIGISMLSVSLAGVALIRNETVAVRMMTQVANDSLEEYLFAVVPLFVLMGLLVTVSGVGKDTFDVFQKLLRRVTAGLGVATVFANAVFAAITGISIASATVFSRIAVPEMRRHGYTNRFATGVVAGSSVLGMLIPPSLLMIVYAVLAEQSVGRMFLAGIGPGLLLALAFIVTIFFLASTRRTFVFERGDGAAYADIGLLDIVAKSVPILSLMILVLGGLYRGYLNPTEAGAAGAFGALVIAVLRRSLDRATFWRILVETGQITVSVLFLILAATFFSRMLALSGVPRELAEFFLSGNVGPYGFLVAYILLIVALGCLIDSISIMLIVLPIALPVADAAQFDLVWFGVITVIAVEIGLLTPPFGLSVYTIKSAMDDPGLKVGEIFGGAFPFVLAMLATLAVIVIAPSTATWLARF encoded by the coding sequence ATGACCCCGTTCGATATCGGTGCAATCGCCATAGGTGTCCTGATCCTTCTCATCCTGATCGGCATGCCCATCGGCATCAGCATGCTCTCCGTCTCGCTCGCCGGCGTCGCGCTGATCCGGAACGAAACCGTTGCCGTCCGCATGATGACCCAGGTGGCGAATGACAGCCTTGAGGAGTATCTCTTCGCCGTCGTCCCGCTGTTCGTGCTGATGGGGTTGCTCGTGACCGTCTCGGGCGTCGGCAAGGACACGTTCGACGTGTTTCAGAAATTGCTGAGGCGCGTGACCGCGGGGCTTGGGGTCGCCACCGTCTTCGCCAACGCCGTGTTTGCCGCGATCACAGGCATTTCCATCGCGTCGGCGACAGTCTTCAGCCGTATCGCTGTCCCGGAGATGCGCCGCCACGGATACACCAACCGCTTTGCCACCGGCGTTGTCGCGGGGTCGTCGGTGCTCGGCATGCTGATCCCGCCCTCGCTCCTGATGATCGTCTACGCCGTGCTTGCCGAACAGTCGGTCGGCCGCATGTTCCTTGCAGGCATCGGCCCCGGTCTGCTGCTCGCGCTCGCCTTCATCGTGACGATCTTCTTCCTTGCCTCCACGCGCCGGACATTCGTCTTCGAAAGAGGCGACGGGGCGGCCTATGCGGACATCGGCCTTCTCGACATAGTCGCAAAGTCCGTTCCGATCCTGTCGCTGATGATCCTCGTTCTCGGGGGTCTGTACAGGGGATACCTGAACCCGACGGAGGCCGGCGCCGCGGGCGCTTTCGGAGCGCTGGTGATTGCGGTGCTCCGCCGCTCGCTCGACCGGGCCACGTTCTGGCGCATTCTGGTCGAGACAGGGCAGATCACCGTATCGGTGCTGTTCCTCATCCTCGCCGCGACGTTTTTCAGCCGGATGCTCGCGCTGTCAGGCGTGCCCCGCGAACTGGCCGAGTTTTTCCTGTCCGGCAATGTCGGGCCCTATGGTTTCCTGGTCGCCTATATCCTGCTGATCGTCGCGCTTGGTTGCCTGATCGATTCCATTTCGATCATGCTGATTGTCCTACCGATTGCCCTGCCCGTCGCGGACGCGGCCCAGTTCGATCTTGTCTGGTTCGGCGTCATCACCGTGATCGCCGTCGAGATCGGCCTTTTGACCCCGCCTTTCGGCCTGTCGGTCTACACCATCAAGTCCGCCATGGACGACCCCGGCCTCAAGGTCGGTGAGATCTTCGGTGGCGCCTTCCCCTTCGTGCTGGCAATGCTGGCCACGCTTGCGGTGATTGTCATTGCCCCCTCCACGGCCACATGGCTCGCCCGTTTCTGA